CTTTCTCTCATCTGAGTCTATTTCATGAGATGtgtcatatatatacatttgtAGGAATCTCGGTCTACTATCTCTAATAGGCAAGAGACTTCCAATCTTTTGATATATGGAACCTTAAGCACGAAATGTGTAAATACCCATCTTCCTGTTGCTAGGTTTTCGTCAACATGAACTCCCATTAAAGTGAAGGCAAAAATGTGGTTGTAAGCTCGGATATTCTGCCTAAAATGTCTTCCCTCGGCAGATTGGTTGCAAAAGAGCTCAGTCATCTCAGGAGGGGACAATGTCAATGGTAGAGCAAGCTTTCCACGTAAGCAACACATTTCAGATGTTTCATGAGAGAACAAACGAGCATGACAATCTGGATGATGAGTCAATTTCATATtgtatattttaccctattcttagtatgttttggtaattatttggtagaattttgatactttgatttatattttcaatataggacaacCGACTttctctggagcaaaacatgatTGAATAGAGGAATTTTagagtaattctagttggaggacgttcgtgagtcagttagcttgatcgtatcaaaatatcAGATTTGTCTACCAAGCGATGATTTTTtggcaataaaataaaggagcaatGCGCAGTGTTGGAATAGTGATATTTTGGGCTTGACTTGCGGTTTTGGAgtccaagatgacctcggatgggttcgtggccttctagaGATATGTTCAGAATGTCCCAATCTTCAAAACAAGCTATCATGGGCCAGATTTGGAGGATATTGAGActaaaacgtggctggacaattacttggcagattctcctagcttaattagaattttattttctaagatattttattattattcttagTTTCCTGGTTGGAATAAAGGACttggtttttagggtttgtgtgatGGCATAGCAACATATATTGCTTTGTCATCCACAGTTTTTCTCgacgctttcttttatgcaactttggagacagagattaattgctagggttcttggagattttctactttaaggtgttttcattccttttattcttaataatattttatatgacttcaattatgaatatgcatcactaattccttttgctagggctAAGCCtggagccttagcatgaatatgtaatttttatttaattgcttatgattgattgcttGCATACTTTGAATTCTTAATCACCGTGgttaaaactatctaattgtcttaatatcttatcaccattaggatctttagaaaagtaatttgatgcaattttggtcggaaggttccctgaaattgacgctggcttcttgtggttaataattgtaatttcacttaagatgaataccacgtcttaaaggttgtatggtttttcaaagggttttcataaaccATAATGAGTCTCTcatgttcaaatttgatccgaacgtccggacagGTTGCATggtagatatacgttctatgttggaggttccaagtagaatataaattaggaaaacctaaccttcaaagtggcatgtgtagatcataagtgattggtaaaagttcataggattgctaggtgatagtgaaaccctagtgctttcttaatttgatttctccaaaacttttctttttctttcacctttaatattgcagattgttttatttttattaattaaattcgttttattaAATTAGGTCATAAAAATCAATTATCTCAAATAtctattttacaataattaattggaatttggtttgtttcgaattatttaataatccctgtggagagcgatattgcgagatccgtttatactacaataaccttgtcatTCTTGCAAGTAATATAGGAGTTTTTAACCCATTTGCGTGTGTGGTAAAATCCCTAACACTGGACATGTGGTTGGATTTGGCATGTGAAATCTTGGGATTTCGATGTTTTCATTAAGGTTTCTAGCACAATTATGAATTGGCATTGTTCTCATAGTATGCTATTGAGGTGGTACGTCCTCGTTAGGCTGGATCTCATTTTCATTAATGAGATTCAAATCATCTGCTTAAAAAGGAAACATTAAAGGTGTTTTATGATTTAGTGAGCATAGTTGAAATTGTAGGTATTAATATTCAAAAACTGATACCTTCATTGATGATGGGTGGATAAAAATGATTCATTGGAGtattcaaattgaatgattgcGTTGTTGTATTTTCTGttataataaaatgaaatggAAGGTAATAAGTGGTGTTTACAGTAATGATGATACTGCTAGTTATCTTTTTCAAAGTTGTACTATGGTAGTTTATGCAATTACCATTATTAGTGAAACTTTGAATGAGTCCATCCTAAGGCAAGTGTTTCCTATTTGATCGGGCAATTTGCCTTATATGAGTTAAGCGCATTGTTCTTGGAACTTGATTGTTGTTGCCTTCTCCAAACGGCACTATGTTGAGTCGTTCAACATGATTGCTACTGCCTTCATTGAATTGTACTATGTTAGGGTGTTGAACTTGATCGGTACCGCCACCAAATAACATTATGTTTGAACGATGAATTTGTTGAACACGATAATTGGATCGTCACCATGCTAAATAAACGTGTCTTTGCCTTGAACTCATTGAATTATGTCTCATACGTTGTTGATCCTGCCATTGCTCTCGTTGGCTTTGTCTCTCATCAGTAACATATGCATGTTGTTGCTGTAAGCCAAGAAACGTAATGGTGCACGAAAAATATTAGTAAGCATATAATATTATTTAAGTACctacatactttttttttccttttgtttttgtaattgAATCAATGATATAcattacgtttttttttttcttttcgtttgATTGAGAAGTTCTATTTTTGAGAAATGGGGCCAGCTTTTCGCGATTTATAAGATTTGGGCGAAGGAGGGGccgaaaaaagaaagaaactggTGAAGGAGGGTATGTCCATGATGTCTCTCCACGATTCAAATTCCTCATCCTGCGTAACTCACAGAATAAGGTGATTAAACTTATCTCTGAATCTAGGGTTTACTAAAATTTAGTGAAGGGTTTAGGGCAAATTAAGTATGTAGGTAATCTAAATAAATtcaaggagaaattaggttcaaatccttctttttattactctattgattaaaattctattcatttttaattttttatcaaggtctttgggtattaataacatcattaattatttgaataataaaatatttatatttttaaatatattcttttagtgttaaaaatgttacaattagtatatttatatttatggctaaattttttatcatatatttttatttttagtttgtacctatttttaatttgcaaatatttttttaatttgtaccaattttctttttatttttaatttgtacccatatattagtttctttttgtgcccatatttttttaagttttatttgtatttgtacccatatatataccgtcacgtgacattgtatatttaattaatgatagaaaaattatatATGGTATATTTCTGTTtcatgcctaaactttgtatcatatatttatatttttagtttgtacccacttttaatttgcaacattttttttaaaatgaaaactaatgaaaagggcttcaaAACTTTAGactttaaccaaaaatcatataataagtttatttaatggttaggacaaAGCCCAATACTTAATCAGTCCAATCAACATGGCCCAGCAAAAATAATCTAATGTGTTTCCAATTTTACCCccgatgattttttattttttctgtttgTTATTTGTCCGTTAGTTTATTCATGTCATGAAACTATAATTTGCGAAGCATTCGAAAATCTCATAGCTGGATCATTTAAGAGAGGAGAAAGATAACAAACAACTGCTAAAATTGCCGCCGATTGCAACCAACCCATGTATGCAATTAAAGCCCTTCAACTCCTTCAACATTGCCTTCATGATGAGCGGCGCATTCTCGATCCTCTTCTTATGCAGCTTCCTCGAATTCCGCACCtgacccgtttacccatttaatcgGCGCATTTAGGAAGTGGGGTGCCAAAGTGGGTTGCTCCCGTTTGAAAGAGAAGCACAAGCAGCTGCAGTTCTGCAACAAATTCACTGCGAATCAGAATGGGGGGAGTCGAAACTGGAGCATGTTAGCGTGTTGGTGAAGGTGTGGACTTGGATTACTGATAATTTGGATAATTTGTATTCGTGTCCGTGTGGGTTGAGCTGTTTGTGGACTAAATCTTATGTTCTTGTTAACAAGCCTGATGCTTTGCTGTTTGAGACCACTACACCTCCCCTTCAGGTACtccattttgttttcttaatgttTTGCAGTAGGTTTCGATTTATTCGTGTTATATACTAGTACAGAATACGCATGAACCatgagtttttaatttttcataatgAGAAGTACAAAAAGTAAAATTATATTTGCGCTTGAGGTAACGAGTTTGTTGCTGGAATATTTTTGTATCCTTTGAACCCCTTTTTCTTAAGCTTGATTACATTATCTACTCTTTACTTACCAAATGTATTACTCGTTGAACCAAGCTAAACAACAACCGAGGCATATTTACTCATGAAAAAGTTTCTTGGTTTCGACTTTGTGTAGCTCAAAGAAGGAAGGGATTGGAAGATGTGCATCAGCTGCataattgaattgaggagagagagactgaTTTCTTGCCTTCTCCAATTCCTTCCTTCTGGGATTTGTCTTGGTATTCTGCAAGGAAGGCTGAGATGGAAGTTATCAGGTCCGAAATGCTCGATAGGGAAAACATTCAGAAGTTTTGGGATGAGAAAATGAATGCAGAGAAAACCCGTGGTCTTGAGGTGGAGAAGGCTTATCTTGCTGCCCTTAGTGATTTGGAACAGGAGAAGATTATCCAAGAAAAGAATTTTGCCGAGATTTAAGGGATAAGTCCGCTATGGACTGCCAGAGGCAATTACTTCTCAGTCCCAAGGAAGAGGTCATTAAGATGTCCAAAAAGCTTGCATCTGAAaatgttcagtttcataaatagtgttgtTTCGGTTTCATAAGtagtgttcagtttcataaatagtgttggcttagtttcataaatagtcttAGTTGCATTTGAGTTGTAAATCCATGAAATTATATTCGCAATTTGATTTCTTTCAATTGACGCGCTATAATACtatatttgttatatataaattatactatatattatatgtattaTTCTGGTTTAGATTCATAAATAGtcaatttcagaaataatgtACCCGTgttcagtttaataaatagtcagtttcagaaatagtgtactAATgctcagtttcataaatagtcagttttataaatatagttagtttcagaaatagtgtagtCAGGTCTAGAAATTGTGTACCCGTGTTTAGTTAGTGTACCCATgtttagttttataaatagtcaatttcaaaaatagtgtattcgtgttcagtttcataaatagtcaatttcagaaatagtgtacccgtgttcagtttcataaatagtcagtttcagaaatagtgtaatCGTgcccagtttcataaataatcagttttataaatagtgtaatTATTTTCAGAAACAGTGTAGTCAGTTCTAGAAATTGTGTACCTGTGTTTAGTTAGTGTACCCATGTTTAGTTTTATAGATagtcagtttcagaaatagtgtactcatgttcagtttcataaatagtcaatttcaaaaatagtgtgctcgtgttcaatttcataaatagttagTGGACCCATGTTCTATatgtcttttttcttcttctgcattctatattttcattttcttttactttattcAATCTAAAGATTAAATTTCCTAATGGGTATTATAACATGAGCTGGAATCATGGTAATGAGATACACTCAAATGCTTGATAAGCTTCCCCTTCTCTTTCCCATCATGTATATCCTTCCTGGTGTATCCTCAATTAAATGGTTATGCATGCAGAGCATCCTAATGATGATCTCGGGTTTCTTCCGCTTGCTACCAGATCTTCCTCAGCTGTTTGGGATACCAATAGACCACTCCAAGTGGTGGGACTCGGCTGCTATTCCCATGTGGTCTGCGACATTACCGGGGCCTTATTATGCGTGGACAGAGATTTGTAGACTATGAAGAAGCGACAttgaggaggagaaagaagggaaTGAGACACGTTACATCAAATTACCAATTTGATTTCAAGTTCTTGAACTGTGTTCCTTCTGTCCCTTCCCCTTTGGAATAGGCTGGCACAACACAGTCTGGCAGGTCCCACACACCACAACTGTTTGCGAGTGACTGAGCATAGTGGTTCTGCACAAACATATTCGATTACATTCACttttaaacaacaaataaatactCTTATTTCCTGGCACATATTTaataaatacttaaacaaaaacagcaaaaaaggataaaaattCACATGTTGAAGCACCCCTGGCACTTGACATCCTATTCAAGTTCAAAACATTCGAAACTAGTATCATCACACTTAACATTCAAAACTAAACAAACTAAATACAAAACTCatctttcgacaaaaaaaaaaaaaaaaaaaaaatacaaaacccaaaatttgagGGAATAAGAATAAATACGAGGGAATAAGaataaatacaaaacccaaaagcgtAAGCATCCATCGATTAATATCCATATTATAAAGAAAGAGTTGGGGGTCTGTACAAGCCTCTTGATCTTGTGCTTCCTCTTCTCAAGCTCAGCTGGTGGATGGAGCAAATCGATTATTGTTCTGAAGCACCATCTTGATTGAAATTGAAGATCGTAGAAAATAGCGGCAACCACGAATGGAAGACTCTAGGGAGCGAGCGAGCTTGCAACGATGGCTGGTGCGAGAGCAATTTTGATCTGGTATTTTGGTTGAAACTTTAGGTGGAACTGGTTTCAAAGGAAACCATGACAAGGCAATCTCTGAATCTGCTAGAATATCCGTACCAAACAATCCTTCATTTAATTCACCTAAGGCTGGCTTCCGTTGGGGTAATTTTGGAAACTTAATTTTGTTCATTTTGGGCTCTATAATCCAGCCCGTATGAAATTTGGGGCTCTTGTCCTCATGATTAATTTTGAggtgttttttattaaagaaaactttaggatggttttttattaaattaatcttgattcaagctcttttcattaaagttccatttttttaaatttgtagtattttctttttagttttattttgtacccatgtattaatttcttttagggcctatattttttaaaaattcatttgtactcataattttttaatcttttatatgtaccctaatttatttataatgtacccattcttctttattaatgtacatatacgaaatgtaccaatttttttgtaaaatgtaccaatttttttgtaaaatgtaccaatttttttaacactatggatacattcttttgccatttattatttcttacttttacatagtttttatccatttattcaatcaaaatgtttgaattcttttattgtaaccatttctaatagtattataatgagggattttaaatttataggattataaatctcataaaatatcaaacaattaatgtcaaaactataaaaatataaatattaatagtaatataatgaggtgtacaaagtcaagaaactttgatcaaactttgaataccattaaggttttaataaaaaaatgtttagaATTAGGGAttgcatccaaagtatccctaaGTATCCAAATAAACCGAACACAAAATAGAATCCCTGGTTCACCTTAACCAAATTCACCATCAAATCCAAATCGAATCCCTGGTTCATTCAACCAAATTcacttaaacaaattaaaagcATCTAACTAAACCAAACacaaaatcctttttttttttttttggtcattcACTTTATGAATTTCAAATCCATTCCAAGGAACTAcaagtgacttgatccctcaaaaGGGTACGTAAGCAATATAGGCCTTTGCCTAAGTACAACCATAAAATTGAACAAACACTCAAATTCCCAAGCTACACTTTATTCATATTAGAATTAAAGGGTATTTCCTTTTTAAAGAAGGATTGTAATTAATAGACTCATAGTctagaatgggtcgaactcaAATTAATATAACCCTACTCAAAAAAATAaacgagggtgaaattgtgCCGAGTGGATCATTTGTTACACTAggtgtacaatttttgctcaacagtGGGCGTGCCAACTCGCTACCAAGCGAATAAGATGGATGTGGTGGAGTCATGAACCACGCTACCAATTTCTTCATCGAGCAACTTCGGCCGCCGAGACAAACAATCTTAGCCTTGGATTCTATAACATGAACACAAGGTTATGCAACTTACTACGAACCTCTGGATCTTGTTCAGCCGCTTCACATATATTGGTAAAAATATAGGTGCGTCGAATCAGTATCAAACTATAGGGACAAAAATACTCAAAGGAGATGAGCGTCTTTATGGTGAATGTTGTTCGACCGTTTGAATGTTGAACTCTAAATGATACTTTTGAGTAACCAATCATAGAACACCCACTTCAGCGAGAAAAATGATGAAGTGACATCGATCGGCGAAAGAATAAAAAACTCTTTGTTGTCTAAGACTTGGAATAGATAATCAGTCAAAAGAGGAGAAAACACTATTTAACCAAATTGAAGAAACTCTTAGACCATGCTGATTATAAGACTCCAATGATGTTTAGCCAAATTGAATTTGTGTCGGTTTGTCAATCCAGTGATGTTTAACCAAACTGAATTTGTGTTGACGAGTTAGTATAGCAATTAGTATTTTTCTGAGGGGTGTGAAAGGGTTTCGCATACAACATTTGTTTGTATGTTGAGTTGAAGGTTCTTTCTATATTCCCAACAAGCTTGCATTTATAGAGCACCATGTTACTTGACGGCTTGATCATTGTGTAGAGTCCAATTGTAATCTTAGCTTATAGAATATCATCTTGATATGTTGACTCAATCTCTGATGAAGTAACTTGAATGTGAACTAACACTTAGTGCAAATCTATCCAGTAACCACGCATGCTGAACATGGGATAAACTTGAAGACAAAATACACAAAGTGCACTGTTTCCACGTGAGTTACACTATCTATCCAGGGATAAAGCCTCCCAATATGAGTATGATCCAATTACTGTGTGTCCCATATCACATTGATTTTTTCTATTCAAGGAATCAAGGGATTAACTCAACTGAATGCGATAAAGTCTACCAGAGCGCATTCTACACATTTCAGCCTCATCTTCTAAACTCATAATATATTTCTTCAAAATAATTACTACGATAATTAAGGCTGGTAGTACGTAATATggtaaaaaatattaattcatCAAACGGCCTCAATTAAGCGAATCgataatgcaaaactaggtataaataattttattcaTCCAACagcttaaaatatatagacGGAATGTGTGCAAAAACGAGTCCAAAAAGACTCATAGTAATAAAGTTCAATACCAATTTATCAATGATCTATTTTGTGTTTGATCGAATTGTCACCCCAATATCCTTATATGCAAAAAAGGATGTAAAAGTCGAACCAGGTCATTCAAATATACAAAAGGCAAAACAAGCAAAAAAATTGGACCCTTTTTGTTTGTATATTGCCTCCACAAATATCTCCAGGTACAAAATGGTcacttcaaaaagaaaaaatcaaagtACGCAGACTGCACCATGTGTCCCTGTTTATTCTCTTCCCCGCCCACTGATTCGCACAACCCGCCGCGTGTTGCTTATTCCGACATCACTCATTCCACCACCGATAATCCGGTGCCACATTGACGCTTTCTACCAAATaatttggatcattgaaatttgattcaacagttaaaaaaaatacaggttcactttaaaagttataataactttagctgttaaattaaattttaagggTTCAGAttgtttgatgatgatgatttggTGAATGGAGtctggagaggatccctttccgcaaaaaatcatgaaaccaaattttgtaaactatattTGCAATCAATTGATGTAGTTGTAAATTattagattattaattaagtatcgATTAATGTGTTTATCTCTTAttagtgacatatcatttaatttaaaattttggttttgctaGAATTATTTTTAGAGAAATGTTAAATAAACTTTCTCAAAATGAGATTCTTTATCACTCTCCatcacctcatgttttttgaATAATTTTGATATTAACATTGAGATGTGATATATACACAGCCCTTTTTACTTttctcacacccttttaattttttggctgtcggatcggatgaattgaagaagatcaaatgacataaattaacaagaaatgtaaaagaagtaaaaaaaaatgtgtagatagcacatcCTTAACATTACCGGAAATATTTTGTTaaatctttcaaaaaaaaattatataaaaaacataatttgacagTCTCTTTATCATTTTTCTTGGATTTATCACCGCTCAAATATCCTATCTGAGACTTAATCCTTATCCACTCGGCCGAGCCTTTCTCGTATAAAATAGCATCTCCCCTGTAATCCACAATCCAATCCAATGATTCCAATCCAATTAGTGCAATAACCATCTTCTGAGAAGAAGAGAGACCAGCGTCCGCAGAAGCAAAATCCAAGAGAGAGTGGGGATAGTTTTTGCGCGTGTTTGGACCCAATGATAAAGTCAGTCATGCTTCGCTCTTGTCCGTCGTCTTCTCCTCTACACCGAGAAGCTTATCCCACTACACGACTGTCTCCGTCGTCGTCAACGGCAACAACGCCCAAGTTCGCGTCCACTGTCTGTTGCTCGTCGAGAAATCCCTCTTACATTCCGAAGCTCGAGCCTTTTAGCCGGTCAAAGTTTGACCGCGGCATTAAAGACCCGCCCCTGATTGAAAAGTGCGAGAACGAGCTTTCTGGTTCGTACCCATCTcgtaaatttcaattttttgatctttttattagtttatctgaattggattttgattttgttgtatCGGGTCCTCGTTTTCATtgcattttatgaatttttttttctttctatttattGATTCGATTTCTGTGATTTTGGCTCAGAGTACTGTTCGACGCTCCAAGGAGACGAGTCCTATGGCTGCTGGAGAGCCTATTTCGAGCTCAAGGATCTCGAGGTATATGgtagatttcatcactttcttttccTGTAAAATACAgactgtttggttgctgagaaaatgttgaaagttaaatattttttggtGCAGAAGGAGACGCCAAAAGAGGATGTGGAGAAGCTGATTCTCCAAGCAGGAGGTGTGAAGACGTTGGTGGGATGCCTACACGGGATTGCAGCAATCCAGAAAGACAAGAAGTACGGATTTAACTCGTCAAAGCCGTCGGTTGTGGGAAAAGAAGCGGAGAGACTCTGTCCCATACCGGATGGGTTGCCGAAATCGGCTGAGGagatggaggaagaagaaagaggaagaatgcCGGATTCACCCTTCACTAGGCTCCTTAGAATCAAGGGTACGCACCCTGCATGGTACTCCCCCTCCCCTGACCATGAAACTGATTGACGGGGACTGAACGGGTAGGGACGGACGAAAATGCACCGGAACAATGGATGGTTGAACGTGCGGTCTCTGGTAAATAATACAAAAGAACGAGGATCCAACGGTTAAGGATCCGGTGCATGCTAGAAAATCACGAAGCACCaagctctttttatttttttggatcaAATTAAACTACTAAGTTGGATTTGTGTATATGTGTGTATCATTTTATGCTTACTGGTTGAGGAATGTGGTgaaacgattttttttttttttttttttttttttttttttttttgagtagaGGACTTCATTCTCCGTAAATTTTTCAATCAAGttcaattaaataattatcCAAGCCTAAGCCGATTGTTTTTTTGATAATTTTGTTGGACATGAGAGGGACTGGCCGACTAGTGCCTGATTGCAATGTTAATCTTATCTTCTTTTGTTGGCAAAACATAAACATAGGActtatcttctttttcttttgattttgcaatccataaaattcgaacctaaaacctttcaCAATAAAATGAAATGCCACAAGAAAGTAGTACGGAATGGTTTCTAGAGGGACGGACTGAAGGTCTACTTCAAACAACATCCTTATCTTCTTTTAtatagggctggaaaaaaatcccaaaaatcccaaaccgaaccaaaaaattcctgaaacaaaaccgaaaaaatcccaaa
This genomic interval from Malus domestica chromosome 05, GDT2T_hap1 contains the following:
- the LOC103416533 gene encoding CCG-binding protein 1-like, whose product is MIKSVMLRSCPSSSPLHREAYPTTRLSPSSSTATTPKFASTVCCSSRNPSYIPKLEPFSRSKFDRGIKDPPLIEKCENELSEYCSTLQGDESYGCWRAYFELKDLEKETPKEDVEKLILQAGGVKTLVGCLHGIAAIQKDKKYGFNSSKPSVVGKEAERLCPIPDGLPKSAEEMEEEERGRMPDSPFTRLLRIKGTHPAWYSPSPDHETD